One window from the genome of Diabrotica virgifera virgifera chromosome 6, PGI_DIABVI_V3a encodes:
- the LOC114337810 gene encoding uncharacterized protein LOC114337810 codes for MSTSRGRQMVTNARNDVIVHVLNNNIKDTIKCAIKTNNEEATVLENTDADELGPTLLSLEQEVAAANLLLLGESAVTNETFSTDINNVTDGLPKESDFEKVSNWLRNIDNERLDCDAILETVSNEISTNELSRDKTHLEELRNDVALNHEGILNEVMSSSSSVIADQIDESWLPENENKSDYSTSSEEGKQQEGEEPVARADNDGNNENKKARKRIADINEWHDIKNKRLRQHGKKYIGWTRVGKTAKRGTPRNEKQMGPVCLSSVCKKSTVRQCQDLNEEDRKELFNNFWNNLTWDQKKIYIASLVCKKEKNRNTKKETEESRRKNTLTYTLKTLDGKILTVCKKLFLSTFALTEHYVFNCLTSETKHGMIAATEVNNERRREKRKIAEIRKETQCNKSSNSAKDVLRNFLHSLPKLPAHYCRKSTSKLYIEPIFGDNMSKVYQEYSRMCREQNKELKPVSRYTFDLMVKEKHISFHIPKKDRCDTCCSYETNNLDENVYKKHINNKEKARQEKENDKQAGHVKQCIVLTQDLQAVKVCPMLNASALYYKTKLCCHNFTIFNVNTHHVRCYWFTETEADLSANTFATCITDYLLDLCPVNIPIIIWSDGCTYQNRNATLSNALLSFSVENNVIIYQKYLERGHTQMEADSVHAQIEKTVKYKSIYLPSDYIRLTKESRKQTPYQTKEVTYDFIKKIFRNFSIPFH; via the coding sequence ATGAGTACCTCTAGAGGTCGTCAAATGGTAACAAATGCAAGAAATGACGTAATAGTTCACGTTTTAAACAATAATATCAAGGACACCATTAAGTGTGCCATAAAAACAAACAATGAAGAAGCCACAGTATTGGAAAATACCGATGCGGATGAGCTGGGACCTACATTATTATCTTTGGAACAAGAGGTTGCCGCAGCCAATCTGCTTTTATTGGGGGAGTCTGCAGTAACAAACGAAACGTTTTCGACAGACATAAACAATGTTACTGATGGATTGCCAAAGGAATCTGATTTTGAAAAAGTGAGTAACTGGCTAAGGAATATTGACAATGAACGTTTAGATTGTGACGCAATATTAGAAACGGTTTCCAATGAAATTTCGACAAATGAGCTCTCCAGGGACAAAACACATCTAGAAGAATTAAGAAATGACGTTGCACTAAACCACGAAGGTATTTTAAATGAAGTGATGTCGAGCTCATCGTCTGTAATTGCTGATCAGATTGATGAATCGTGGTTGCCAGAAAACGAAAATAAGTCAGATTACTCAACTAGTTCGGAAGAAGGCAAACAACAAGAAGGGGAAGAACCAGTAGCAAGAGCCGATAATGACGGTAACAACGAAAATAAAAAAGCTCGAAAAAGAATAGCAGATATCAACGAATGGcacgatattaaaaataaaagactaAGACAACacggaaaaaaatatattggctgGACAAGGGTTGGAAAGACAGCGAAAAGAGGAACACCTAGAAATGAAAAACAAATGGGACCAGTCTGCTTATCCTCCGTATGTAAAAAATCCACAGTAAGGCAGTGTCAAGATTTAAATGAAGAGGACCgaaaagaacttttcaacaactTTTGGAACAATCTCACATGGGACCAGAAAAAAATCTATATCGCTTCTCTGGTttgcaaaaaagaaaaaaacagaaATACAAAGAAAGAGACTGAAGAATCAAGGAGGAAAAATACATTAACCTACACACTTAAAACATTAGATGGCAAGATTTTGACTGTTTGCAAAAAGTTATTTTTGTCAACGTTTGCTCTTACAGAACATTATGTATTTAACTGTTTGACATCAGAAACAAAGCATGGAATGATAGCAGCAACAGAGGTAAATAATGAGAGAAGAAGAGAGAAGAGAAAAATAGCAGAGATCCGAAAAGAAACTCAATGCAATAAGTCCAGTAACAGCGCCAAAGATGTATTGCGTAATTTTTTACATTCTCTTCCGAAACTCCCTGCTCACTATTGTCGCAAATCTACAAGTAAATTATATATTGAGCCTATTTTTGGAGACAATATGAGCAAAGTATACCAGGAATATTCCAGAATGTGCCGTGAACAAAATAAGGAATTGAAACCAGTTTCAAGATACACTTTTGATTTAATGgtaaaagaaaaacatatttccTTCCACATACCAAAAAAAGATCGTTGTGATACATGCTGCAGTTATGAAACAAATAATCTAGATGAGAATGTCTATAAGAAGCACATTAACAACAAAGAAAAAGCAAGGCAAGAAAAGGAGAACGACAAACAGGCAGGGCATGTAAAACAATGCATTGTCCTAACACAAGATCTTCAGGCAGTAAAAGTATGTCCCATGTTAAATGCATCGGCTTTATACTATAAAACAAAACTTTGCTGTCACAACTTTACCATATTTAATGTTAATACTCATCATGTAAGATGCTACTGGTTTACAGAAACAGAAGCTGACCTATCCGCCAATACCTTTGCAACTTGTATCACTGATTACTTGTTAGACCTCTGTCCTGTAAATATTCCTATTATTATTTGGAGCGATGGTTGCACCTATCAGAATAGGAATGCTACATTGTCAAATGCGCTTCTATCTTTTAGTGTCGAAAACAATGTTATTATCTACCAAAAGTATCTTGAGCGTGGCCACACACAAATGGAGGCCGATTCCGTTCACGCTCAAATAGAAAAGACAGTAAAATATAAGTCTATTTATCTTCCAAGTGATTATATCAGACTCACAAAGGAGTCGAGGAAACAAACACCATACCAGACAAAAGAGGTCACTTAtgactttatcaaaaaaattttccgaaaCTTTAGTATACCCTTCCATTAG